In the genome of Deinococcus deserti VCD115, one region contains:
- a CDS encoding DUF485 domain-containing protein: MTMSRAPASSPPHVRNAAYKQLVAQRTRFTITMTLTFLVLYFLLPVLAGYNKPLMAQKVFGNVTFGYVLAFLEFVMGWVMAYIYVVKARTFDRLALEAQQ; this comes from the coding sequence ATGACCATGTCCCGAGCGCCCGCAAGTTCCCCGCCCCATGTCCGCAACGCCGCGTATAAGCAGCTCGTAGCGCAACGGACCCGCTTTACCATCACCATGACGCTGACCTTCCTGGTGCTGTATTTTCTGCTGCCCGTGCTGGCCGGCTACAACAAGCCTCTGATGGCTCAGAAAGTGTTTGGCAACGTGACATTCGGTTACGTTCTGGCGTTCCTGGAATTCGTGATGGGCTGGGTTATGGCCTATATCTACGTGGTCAAGGCGCGCACCTTTGACCGCCTTGCCCTGGAGGCACAGCAATGA
- a CDS encoding solute symporter family protein gives MTLLLAAIIVAITLGVTFWASGRNTSASDFYVAGGRISATQNGIAIAGDYMSAASFLGITGLIALNGYDGFMYSVGWFIAYLTVLFIVAEPLRNLGKYTLADMLVYRLKDPKVRFYAALSTITVSTFYMIAQVVGAGSLISLLSGGVLKAEVAIPLVGILMIIYVVVGGMLATTWVQIIKAILLMFATIVMTLFILARFGFSFSELLGQVEARNGVEYLGAGVKYKNPLDLISLCLALVLGTAGLPHILVRFFTVPTAQDARKSVVWAMILIGAFYVMTAFMGNAANVLVGKDRIIEANAAGNMAAPMLAQYLFGGPGTTGGEFGLAFVTAVAFATILAVVAGLTIAASTSFTHDIYNGVMRGGQATEAQQFRVARMATVAVGIVAILLGLLAKNQNVAFLVALAFAIAASANLPVILFTLFWRRFNANGAVWGIVGGLAVTLALIAISPNIMGVDPPEKTTGRHVIQAPAIFPLENPGIISIPAGFALAVLGTLLGRRREEDERSFEEMQYRAYTGAGMDGTVAAHD, from the coding sequence ATGACCCTTCTCCTCGCGGCCATCATCGTGGCCATTACCCTGGGCGTCACCTTCTGGGCCAGCGGGCGCAACACCAGCGCCTCTGATTTCTACGTGGCCGGTGGCCGCATCAGCGCCACCCAGAACGGGATCGCCATTGCCGGGGATTACATGAGCGCCGCCAGCTTCCTGGGCATTACTGGCCTGATTGCCCTCAACGGCTATGACGGCTTCATGTACTCGGTGGGCTGGTTTATCGCGTACCTCACTGTGCTGTTCATCGTGGCCGAGCCGCTGCGCAACCTGGGCAAGTACACCCTGGCTGACATGCTGGTCTACCGCCTCAAGGACCCCAAGGTCCGCTTCTATGCCGCGCTCTCGACCATTACGGTCAGCACCTTTTACATGATCGCGCAGGTCGTGGGCGCAGGCAGCCTGATCAGCTTGCTGTCTGGTGGTGTCCTGAAGGCAGAGGTTGCCATTCCGCTGGTCGGTATCCTAATGATCATCTACGTCGTGGTCGGCGGCATGCTGGCCACCACCTGGGTACAGATCATCAAGGCCATCCTGCTGATGTTCGCCACCATCGTGATGACCTTGTTCATCCTGGCGCGTTTCGGGTTTTCGTTCAGCGAGCTGCTGGGCCAGGTCGAGGCCCGCAACGGCGTGGAATATCTCGGTGCCGGCGTGAAGTACAAAAACCCGCTGGATCTGATCAGCCTGTGCCTGGCGCTGGTGCTGGGTACCGCCGGTCTGCCGCACATTCTGGTGCGCTTCTTCACCGTGCCTACCGCTCAGGACGCACGCAAGAGCGTTGTGTGGGCCATGATTCTGATCGGCGCGTTCTACGTGATGACCGCCTTCATGGGCAACGCTGCCAACGTGCTGGTGGGCAAGGACCGCATCATCGAGGCCAACGCCGCAGGCAACATGGCCGCGCCTATGCTCGCGCAGTATCTGTTCGGCGGACCTGGCACGACTGGCGGGGAGTTCGGACTGGCCTTCGTGACGGCTGTGGCGTTCGCAACCATTCTGGCAGTGGTGGCCGGTCTGACCATTGCCGCGAGCACCAGCTTCACGCACGACATTTACAACGGCGTGATGCGCGGCGGACAGGCCACTGAGGCCCAGCAGTTCCGGGTGGCACGTATGGCTACCGTGGCAGTGGGTATCGTGGCGATTCTGCTGGGCCTGCTGGCCAAAAACCAGAACGTGGCCTTCCTGGTGGCCCTGGCATTCGCGATTGCCGCCAGTGCCAACCTGCCGGTCATCCTGTTCACGCTGTTCTGGCGCCGCTTTAATGCCAACGGCGCGGTGTGGGGCATTGTGGGTGGTCTGGCAGTTACGCTGGCACTCATTGCCATCAGCCCCAACATCATGGGCGTTGACCCGCCTGAGAAGACCACGGGCCGCCACGTGATTCAGGCCCCGGCAATCTTCCCGCTGGAAAATCCCGGCATCATCAGTATTCCTGCCGGATTTGCGCTGGCTGTGCTGGGCACCCTGCTGGGCCGCCGCCGCGAGGAAGACGAACGTTCCTTCGAGGAAATGCAGTACCGCGCCTACACCGGCGCAGGCATGGATGGTACCGTCGCCGCACACGACTGA
- a CDS encoding 3'-5' exonuclease → MVAPGRSWLEASLVALDFESTGMNPAHDEVIQVGLAPLDAGAVDLGGAWAQWVRPTRPFRADTVAIHGLSYELLQEAPAISTVRLELGARLQGRVLVAHYAALELGFLKRWGLRPAATLDTLMLALALDRQSTATARRDAYTLSALARRFGVEVYGEHDALADALITAQVFLVLAHELETQGRADTLQDLIRLSGHRRPFGLFS, encoded by the coding sequence ATGGTGGCACCCGGGCGGTCCTGGCTCGAAGCTTCACTGGTGGCTCTTGATTTCGAGAGCACCGGCATGAATCCAGCGCACGACGAGGTCATCCAGGTTGGACTGGCACCGCTGGACGCCGGAGCGGTGGACCTGGGCGGCGCGTGGGCGCAGTGGGTGCGGCCTACCCGGCCCTTTCGGGCAGACACTGTGGCCATTCACGGCCTGAGTTATGAACTGCTGCAGGAGGCGCCCGCCATCTCCACAGTCAGGCTGGAACTGGGAGCACGGCTACAGGGCCGGGTCCTGGTGGCCCATTACGCAGCCCTGGAGCTCGGATTCCTGAAGCGCTGGGGCCTGCGCCCAGCGGCCACCCTGGACACCCTGATGCTGGCCCTGGCCCTGGACCGGCAAAGCACTGCCACTGCCCGGCGTGACGCCTACACCCTTTCAGCGCTGGCCCGCCGTTTTGGCGTGGAGGTCTACGGCGAACATGACGCTCTGGCCGACGCCCTGATCACAGCTCAGGTGTTCCTGGTGCTGGCGCATGAGCTCGAAACGCAGGGGCGGGCAGACACCCTGCAGGATCTGATCCGGCTCAGTGGGCACAGGCGGCCATTTGGCCTGTTCAGCTGA
- a CDS encoding DUF294 nucleotidyltransferase-like domain-containing protein translates to MLGHASQVGLHDHERFLRAYPPYGTLDAADLHALVASLQVRFLPRGASTDVTGGVFIVRRGELDLGGEHYGPGDTLGGGVRTGTAQATTDSWLYVLPPEQAERWLSHPALHEFLTSELSARLRAADAGLDLESFVVHDLMVPPQLVAPDATVQQAAARMRDERVSSVMVPLEGFFGILTDKDLRNRVLADGLPPTTPVREVMSAPALTAPDNVTALSALNLMFRHNIRHLPLMRGPQLVGMVGTAQLLRLQTRGVGFLVQDLLDAPDEDALVARAHGIQEHAAQMRISGQRAEQIARISSYAYDALYRRAIALAEGALGPPPGPYAWVLLGSIARRESGLNPDQDHQLLIERETHRPYFEALAQRVETLLERAGLPGCSGGVMASRHLLTREAYAAQMRQWFRTPEPQALLNVTIFFDPRVVAGDLDVREARNVRLSARQHPLFLAHLTRLAASHRPPLGFRQRIRAGPGDTLDLKTQGLALIVDLARLQALSTGEAGASTFVRLREPGQDRLLHPDTCADLRAAYSYLMDLRLELQVAQLSAGQALSQRLPLHSLSGPQEVHLREVFKLIARVHATLAAQVGGP, encoded by the coding sequence ATGCTTGGACACGCCAGTCAGGTCGGGCTGCACGACCACGAACGCTTTTTACGGGCATATCCACCCTATGGCACGCTGGACGCGGCCGATCTGCACGCACTGGTAGCCAGTCTCCAGGTCAGATTCCTGCCACGCGGTGCCAGCACAGATGTGACCGGAGGTGTATTCATCGTGCGGCGCGGAGAGCTGGACCTGGGCGGCGAACACTACGGGCCCGGAGATACGCTGGGCGGCGGGGTGCGCACAGGCACGGCCCAGGCGACCACCGACAGCTGGCTTTACGTCCTGCCACCGGAGCAGGCAGAGCGGTGGCTGAGCCATCCGGCCCTGCACGAGTTCCTGACTTCCGAGCTCTCGGCACGGCTGCGCGCCGCCGACGCTGGTCTGGACCTGGAAAGTTTCGTGGTGCATGACCTGATGGTGCCGCCCCAGCTGGTGGCTCCGGACGCCACGGTCCAGCAGGCGGCCGCCCGCATGCGCGACGAGCGCGTCAGCAGCGTGATGGTGCCTCTGGAAGGCTTTTTTGGCATCCTGACCGACAAGGACCTGCGCAACCGGGTGCTGGCCGACGGCCTGCCTCCAACCACACCCGTGCGCGAGGTCATGAGTGCCCCGGCCCTGACCGCGCCTGACAACGTCACGGCCCTTTCAGCGCTGAATCTGATGTTCCGTCACAACATCCGGCACCTGCCTCTGATGCGTGGCCCGCAGCTGGTCGGCATGGTCGGTACCGCGCAGCTGCTGCGGCTTCAGACGCGCGGAGTGGGGTTTCTGGTGCAGGACCTGCTCGACGCCCCCGATGAAGACGCACTGGTCGCACGTGCCCACGGCATCCAGGAGCACGCCGCACAGATGCGCATCAGTGGTCAGCGGGCCGAACAGATTGCCCGCATCAGCAGCTACGCCTACGACGCGCTGTACCGCCGTGCCATCGCGCTGGCCGAAGGAGCGCTGGGTCCGCCGCCAGGACCCTACGCCTGGGTGCTGCTGGGCTCCATCGCCCGGCGCGAAAGTGGCCTGAACCCGGACCAGGACCACCAGCTGCTCATCGAGCGCGAGACGCACCGCCCCTACTTCGAGGCGCTGGCACAGCGGGTCGAGACACTGCTGGAACGCGCCGGGCTGCCAGGGTGCAGCGGGGGCGTAATGGCCAGCCGGCACCTGCTGACCCGCGAGGCTTACGCCGCGCAGATGCGCCAGTGGTTCCGCACTCCCGAGCCCCAGGCCCTGCTGAACGTCACCATCTTCTTCGACCCACGCGTGGTGGCCGGAGATCTGGATGTCCGCGAAGCGCGCAACGTCCGTCTGAGTGCCCGGCAGCATCCGCTCTTTCTGGCGCACCTCACCCGCCTGGCCGCCAGTCACCGTCCGCCGCTGGGCTTCCGCCAGCGTATTCGTGCCGGGCCTGGCGACACGCTGGACCTCAAGACCCAGGGGCTGGCCCTGATTGTCGATCTGGCCCGCCTGCAGGCTCTGTCTACCGGCGAAGCGGGAGCCAGCACCTTTGTGCGGCTCCGTGAGCCCGGTCAGGACCGCCTGCTCCATCCCGACACCTGCGCTGACCTGCGCGCAGCCTACAGTTACCTCATGGACCTGCGCCTGGAACTGCAGGTGGCGCAGCTCAGCGCCGGGCAGGCCCTCAGCCAGCGACTGCCGCTGCACAGCCTGAGTGGCCCGCAGGAGGTCCATCTGCGTGAGGTTTTCAAGTTGATTGCCCGGGTGCACGCCACGCTGGCTGCACAGGTCGGCGGCCCCTGA
- the acs gene encoding acetate--CoA ligase encodes MPHTNSHDHIDAMLHETRVIAPSEEFQARARVTREEYERRYRQSLEQPDQFWSEVAGELHWTKPWEQVLDWQEPHAQWFVGGQTNVAYNALDRNVQRGLGDKRAIVWEGEDGEVRTYTYAELLREVKRAANVLLALGVQPGDRVTLYMPLIPEAAVAMLACARIGAVHSVVFGGFSVSALSDRINDAQSKVLITADAGYRRGQPVPLKKNADVAAQNTPTLEKMLVVRRAGVEVAWEPERDVWWHEAIEAASDEHEAAPLDSEHPLFILYTSGSTGKPKGVQHTTGGYMVGTYLTTQTVFDLRDDDVYWCTADVGWITGHSYSVYGPLLNGATVVMYEGAPNQPDWGRFWSLIEKHRVTILYTAPTAIRAFMQHGDEIPGRYDLSSLRLLGSVGEPINPEAWMWYWRVIGGERCPVVDTWWQTETGSIMLTTLPGAFSSKPGSAGVPMYGVEPALMTREGEELGADDGGLLVIKRPWPSMLRTIYGDDERYRKSYWGEIKGVYFAGDGARRDADGYYTIVGRVDDVLNVSGHRLGTMEIESALVAHPSVSEAAVVGKPDPIKGESVVAFVLTQDGYTVDPTELRAHVSREIGALARPDSIIVSDALPKTRSGKIMRRFLRQIAAGKPIEGDTSTLEDPSVLERLAATPPA; translated from the coding sequence ATGCCCCATACCAATTCCCACGATCACATCGACGCGATGCTGCACGAGACCCGCGTCATTGCCCCCAGCGAAGAATTCCAGGCGCGCGCGCGCGTTACTCGTGAGGAGTACGAGCGGCGTTACCGCCAGAGTCTGGAGCAGCCCGACCAGTTCTGGAGCGAGGTTGCCGGTGAACTGCACTGGACGAAGCCCTGGGAGCAGGTGCTCGACTGGCAGGAGCCGCATGCCCAGTGGTTCGTGGGGGGCCAGACCAACGTGGCCTACAACGCACTGGACCGCAACGTGCAGCGTGGGCTGGGCGACAAGCGCGCCATTGTCTGGGAAGGGGAGGACGGAGAGGTTCGCACCTACACCTATGCCGAACTGCTGCGCGAGGTCAAGAGGGCAGCCAACGTCCTGCTGGCCCTGGGCGTGCAGCCCGGTGACCGGGTCACCCTGTACATGCCCCTGATTCCCGAGGCGGCAGTCGCCATGCTGGCCTGCGCCCGGATCGGCGCGGTGCACAGCGTGGTGTTCGGTGGCTTCTCAGTCTCGGCGCTATCGGACCGCATCAACGATGCCCAGAGCAAGGTGCTGATTACGGCAGACGCAGGCTACCGCCGTGGACAGCCGGTTCCATTGAAGAAAAATGCCGATGTGGCTGCGCAGAACACCCCCACCCTGGAAAAAATGCTGGTGGTCCGCCGGGCTGGAGTCGAGGTTGCCTGGGAGCCAGAGCGCGACGTCTGGTGGCACGAGGCTATCGAGGCTGCCAGCGACGAGCACGAGGCTGCGCCCCTGGACAGCGAGCACCCGCTGTTTATCCTGTACACCTCAGGCAGCACCGGCAAACCCAAAGGCGTGCAGCACACGACCGGCGGCTACATGGTGGGCACCTACCTGACCACCCAGACGGTCTTTGACCTGCGTGACGACGACGTCTACTGGTGCACCGCCGACGTCGGCTGGATCACCGGGCACAGCTACAGCGTCTATGGGCCGCTGCTGAACGGCGCGACCGTGGTGATGTACGAGGGCGCACCCAACCAGCCGGACTGGGGCCGCTTCTGGAGCCTGATCGAAAAGCACCGGGTGACCATCCTGTACACCGCGCCCACCGCCATCCGGGCCTTTATGCAGCATGGCGATGAAATTCCGGGTCGCTACGACCTGAGCAGCCTGCGTCTGCTGGGCTCGGTGGGCGAACCGATCAACCCCGAGGCCTGGATGTGGTACTGGCGCGTGATCGGTGGCGAGCGCTGCCCGGTGGTGGATACCTGGTGGCAGACGGAGACCGGCTCAATCATGCTGACCACGCTGCCTGGGGCCTTCTCAAGCAAGCCCGGCAGTGCCGGTGTGCCGATGTACGGTGTCGAGCCTGCCCTGATGACGCGTGAAGGCGAGGAACTCGGCGCGGATGACGGTGGTCTGCTGGTGATCAAGCGCCCCTGGCCCAGCATGCTGCGCACCATCTATGGCGACGACGAGCGCTACCGCAAGAGCTACTGGGGCGAGATCAAGGGGGTCTACTTCGCTGGTGATGGTGCGCGCCGTGACGCAGATGGGTATTACACCATCGTCGGGCGTGTGGACGACGTGCTGAACGTCAGCGGCCACCGCCTGGGGACCATGGAGATCGAATCTGCCCTGGTGGCGCATCCGAGCGTTTCCGAGGCTGCTGTGGTCGGCAAGCCTGACCCCATTAAAGGGGAGAGCGTCGTGGCGTTCGTGCTGACCCAGGACGGGTATACCGTGGACCCCACCGAACTGCGCGCGCATGTCAGCCGGGAGATTGGCGCTCTGGCCCGTCCGGATTCCATTATCGTGTCTGACGCCCTGCCCAAGACGCGCTCCGGCAAGATCATGCGCCGCTTCCTGCGTCAGATCGCTGCCGGCAAGCCGATTGAGGGCGACACCAGCACCCTGGAAGACCCCAGCGTGCTCGAGCGCCTGGCGGCCACCCCCCCAGCCTGA
- a CDS encoding aminotransferase class I/II-fold pyridoxal phosphate-dependent enzyme, with product MWASKRAAAVPGSVFALMDSAKGRARANGRQIIDLSIGSSDLSPPDVVLAELREATRDPSTYRYPLFSDTAPLREAAAAYLQRRFGVQVDPNTEVLPLIGAQEGLAHLLLAVTDPGDTLLLPDPGYPPYLGAAAVAGLNVEPLPLLPELGFLPDLEAVRQDLAVRALLLNYPNNPTSAVADRPFFERAAGWCRSMGALLIHDHPYAELTFGDYRAPSALEAGLSGVVELHSLSKTHHMGGFRVGFAAGDADVIAALARVKGAVDFHPYLGIQRAAALALRLPEEVGRAGAAEFQARRDALVPALRDLGWEVALPQASMYAWARVPGLTNSVAFAVRVAEQTGVALSPGRAFGAQGEGFVRFALVQPPAVLREAAQLLGTVTTP from the coding sequence ATGTGGGCTTCAAAGCGGGCGGCAGCGGTGCCGGGCAGCGTTTTTGCGTTGATGGACTCAGCCAAGGGACGCGCGCGAGCAAACGGCAGGCAGATTATTGATCTGAGCATCGGCAGCAGCGACCTCTCGCCGCCGGACGTCGTGCTGGCCGAGTTGCGTGAGGCGACCCGTGATCCATCCACCTACCGCTACCCGCTGTTTTCCGACACGGCTCCGCTGCGTGAGGCAGCGGCCGCCTACCTGCAGCGGCGATTTGGCGTCCAGGTGGATCCGAACACGGAGGTGCTGCCGCTGATCGGAGCGCAGGAGGGTCTGGCCCACCTGCTGCTGGCCGTCACCGATCCCGGCGATACGTTGCTGCTGCCTGATCCTGGGTACCCACCCTATCTGGGCGCCGCAGCGGTGGCGGGGCTCAACGTAGAGCCTCTTCCACTCCTTCCCGAGCTTGGGTTCCTGCCGGACCTGGAAGCTGTGCGGCAGGATCTGGCGGTGCGGGCCCTGCTGCTGAACTATCCGAACAACCCGACGTCGGCCGTGGCGGACCGGCCTTTTTTTGAGCGTGCAGCCGGCTGGTGCCGGTCCATGGGCGCTCTGCTGATCCACGACCATCCGTATGCCGAGCTGACGTTCGGAGACTACCGGGCGCCCAGTGCGCTGGAAGCTGGCCTCAGTGGCGTGGTGGAACTGCACTCGCTCAGCAAGACTCATCATATGGGGGGTTTCCGGGTTGGCTTTGCCGCCGGGGACGCCGACGTCATCGCTGCGCTGGCACGGGTCAAGGGCGCGGTGGATTTTCATCCTTACCTGGGCATTCAGCGTGCGGCGGCGCTGGCCCTGCGTCTGCCCGAAGAAGTGGGGCGCGCCGGAGCTGCCGAGTTTCAGGCACGGCGCGACGCACTTGTGCCGGCCCTACGCGACCTGGGCTGGGAAGTCGCGTTGCCCCAGGCCAGCATGTACGCCTGGGCACGCGTGCCAGGCCTGACGAACAGCGTGGCGTTCGCAGTCCGGGTCGCAGAGCAGACCGGCGTGGCCCTCAGCCCGGGGAGGGCCTTTGGGGCCCAGGGCGAGGGATTCGTGCGTTTTGCCCTGGTGCAGCCACCAGCGGTACTGCGTGAGGCAGCCCAGCTGCTTGGAACGGTAACCACACCATAA
- a CDS encoding DUF2721 domain-containing protein: MADASFQVLTAMITPAVLISGAGTLLMSTSSRLGRVTDRVRHLTARFKVLVTPEGQLEPLAREEKRMIVQQLPKLARRSRMIVRAMTALYLAVALLVLTSILIGSAALLNQAHGPAPVLLAIAGAASLAYGALLLSFETRLSARTTREEMQFLVGLGEHYADLYDSKVEQTGLPVTR; this comes from the coding sequence ATGGCCGACGCCAGCTTCCAGGTTCTGACTGCCATGATTACGCCCGCCGTGCTGATCAGCGGGGCTGGCACCCTGCTGATGAGCACCAGCAGCAGGCTGGGCCGGGTCACCGACCGGGTGCGGCATCTGACGGCCCGATTCAAAGTACTGGTGACGCCGGAAGGACAGCTCGAGCCACTGGCCCGCGAGGAAAAACGCATGATCGTTCAGCAGCTGCCCAAGCTGGCCCGGCGCAGCCGCATGATCGTACGGGCCATGACCGCCCTGTATCTGGCGGTGGCGCTGCTGGTGCTGACCAGCATCCTGATCGGCAGCGCGGCGCTGCTGAACCAGGCGCACGGTCCAGCCCCGGTGCTGCTCGCCATTGCCGGGGCGGCTTCTCTGGCGTACGGAGCACTGCTGCTGAGTTTCGAAACGCGCCTGAGCGCCCGCACCACCCGGGAGGAGATGCAGTTTCTGGTGGGCCTAGGCGAGCACTACGCAGACCTGTATGACAGCAAGGTTGAGCAGACCGGTCTGCCCGTCACCAGATAG